The nucleotide window AGGACACCCTGCGCGAGGCGGTGCTCAAGGCGCTCGAGGACGGTCGCCACATGGTGGTGGTCGGCGCGGGCTCCAGCGCGGGGAGCAAGGACTACTCGAAAAAAGTCTTCGAATCCATCGGCACGGTGCTGGTCCACGGCATCTCGGTCATGCCGGGCAAGCCCACGCTTTTGGGCGTGACCGACGAACGCAGCGGCTTCCCCGGGCGGCTGCTGGTGGGCGCGCCGGGCTATCCCGTGTCCGCCGTGGTCTGCCACGAAAAAATCCTGGCCCCCATCGTCCACTGGCTGATGGGCAAGGCCCTGCCCGAGCGGTCGCATGCGGACGTCATCCTGGCGCGCAAGACCCCTTCCAGGCCGGGCATGCGCGAGGCCATCCGGTTGGCTGCCGGACGCATCGGCGATCAGATCATTGCCGCGCCGCTGGCCCGCGGCGCGGGCATGATCACCACCATGACCCGGGCCCAGGCCGTGACCTACATTTCCGAGGACGTGGAGGGCGCGGAACAGGGCCAGAAGGTCCACGCCGAACTGCTGGTGGGCGAGGCGGAACTGGACCGGGTCCTGGTCCACGTGGGCAGCCACGACAACACCCTCGACCTCCTGGCCAACGAGCTCATGGGATTGCCCGTGCCCCTGCGGCTCGTATCCAGCCACGCGGGCTCCATGGGAGGACTGACGGCGCTCAAGGCGGGGTCCGCCCTGTTCGCGGGAGCCCACCTCTTCGATCCGGATTCCGGGGACTTCAATTTCCCGTTCATCGGCCGCTATCTCAAGGGGGTGGACGTGGCCGTGTTCAACCTGGCCATCCGCCACCAGGGCCTCATCGTGGCCAAGGGCAACCCACTCGGCATCACCGGCGTGGACGACCTCAAACGCGACGACGTGACCTTCATCAACCGCCAACGGGGAGCCGGGACACGCATCCTCCTGGACCACCACCTCAAGACGGCCGGAATCGATGCGCGCGAGGTGAACGGATATGAAAACGAGGAGTTCACCCATATGGCGGTGGCCGTGAACGTGCTCACCGGAGCCGCTTCCTGCGGCCTGGGCATCTTTGCGGCGGCCAAAGCGCTGGACCTCGACTTCGTGCCCCTGGCCCGCGAACGCTATGACCTGGTCATCCCTGCCAGGCATCAGGACGACCCGCGCATCACGACCCTGCTCGACGTCATCCGCTCGGATGACATCAAGGCCAAGATCAAAAATCAGGGTGGATATGAAACCGACCTGACCGGCCGGGAAATGGAACCCGGAATGGGATTGAACGGCTGACAGCCGTGAGGGCAGGCCGCAAGGGAAGGCCCCAAAAAGTTCAAGGCCGATGTGTTGTTCTCACACACATCGGCCTTGAACTTTTTGCAGCAGCGCCGCAAACGTTGCTAGAGGAGCGAGGCGCTCGCCCCCGCATCCTTGAGACGGACTTCAGTGGCCTTTGGGCCGGTCTCTTCATCGACCAGGCCGAAGGTGACCTGCTCGCCCGCCTCCAGGGTCTGGAATCCGTCACGGATGATCTCGGTATAGTGGACGAACACGTCCCTGCCGTCCGCATCGGTGATGAAACCGAAACCCTTCTGCTCGTTGAACCAACTCACTTCGCCTTCCAAACGCACTTCAGCCTCCTGAATAATGACATCTGGTCGGGATCATATCCTTTGCATCGGATATTGGCAATGCGTCGGACGCATGCCGCATCATCCCTATTCCTCTTCGGAAGCACCTTCACCGGCATCGTCATCGTCGTCATCGTCGTCATCGACGCCTTCAACGTACTCCTGCCCGTCCTCCAGACGCTTGGCCAGTTTGCGCTGTCGCTTTTCTTCCTTTTTCTTCTTCTTTGCCATCTCTTTCTGACGTTTTTGAAACTTGTAATTGGGCTTGGCCAAGATATCCTCCTCACTATGGTGATCGGTCTTCGAGACCGAATAGAAAGGCCCGCCTCTCCCCTAAGGTGAGGCGGGCCCGAATTGCCGGATCGCGCCGGAAAGGCGTTATTACCAGCGAGGACGCTCGGCGCGGGGCTTGGCCTCGTTGACCTTGATGTTGCGACCGCCGAAATCCTTGCCGTCCAGGGCCTCGATGGCGTCCAGGGCAGCGGAATCATCGTCCATCTCGACAAAGCCGAAACCGCGCGGGCGGCCGGTCTCGCGATCTTCGATCAGTTTAACGGAAGAAACCGGGCCGTGAGCCTCGAAGGCGGCGCGGACTTCATCTTCGGTTGCGGACCAGGGCAGATTGCCGACATAGATGTTCTTGGACATGGATAACTCCTCTCGAGTGATATATGATGCAGATGCATCGATGTAAATATAAAAGAAGCAGTATACACGATA belongs to Pseudodesulfovibrio portus and includes:
- a CDS encoding molybdopterin biosynthesis protein — its product is MAKRNIYLETVPPEEAVERAKAALDRDTLLSTETVPTHESCGRVTAGPIFARYSSPTFHAAAMDGIAVKAESTFAAREDAPVALNHGDEFLFVNTGNPLPEGMNAVIMIENVVQKDEVTALIDAPAFPWQHVRRIGEDIVATELLLPQNRELTPCDIGALISAGIYEIEVRERVRTVFLPTGDEVLNFLDKPEPRAGQVIESNSQVFKGYADSWGIDAAWSKPVPDDEDTLREAVLKALEDGRHMVVVGAGSSAGSKDYSKKVFESIGTVLVHGISVMPGKPTLLGVTDERSGFPGRLLVGAPGYPVSAVVCHEKILAPIVHWLMGKALPERSHADVILARKTPSRPGMREAIRLAAGRIGDQIIAAPLARGAGMITTMTRAQAVTYISEDVEGAEQGQKVHAELLVGEAELDRVLVHVGSHDNTLDLLANELMGLPVPLRLVSSHAGSMGGLTALKAGSALFAGAHLFDPDSGDFNFPFIGRYLKGVDVAVFNLAIRHQGLIVAKGNPLGITGVDDLKRDDVTFINRQRGAGTRILLDHHLKTAGIDAREVNGYENEEFTHMAVAVNVLTGAASCGLGIFAAAKALDLDFVPLARERYDLVIPARHQDDPRITTLLDVIRSDDIKAKIKNQGGYETDLTGREMEPGMGLNG
- a CDS encoding cold shock domain-containing protein; this encodes MRLEGEVSWFNEQKGFGFITDADGRDVFVHYTEIIRDGFQTLEAGEQVTFGLVDEETGPKATEVRLKDAGASASLL
- a CDS encoding RNA recognition motif domain-containing protein encodes the protein MSKNIYVGNLPWSATEDEVRAAFEAHGPVSSVKLIEDRETGRPRGFGFVEMDDDSAALDAIEALDGKDFGGRNIKVNEAKPRAERPRW